A window of Micromonospora eburnea genomic DNA:
GTCGAGATCCGCCGCGCGCACCGGGTGACGTCGGTGTCCCCCGATGACGACGGGGTCACGGTCGACGTCCAGGGCCCCGACGGTGACCGACGGATGCGGGCGTCGTACGTCGTCGGCTGCGACGGGGCACACAGCCTCGTACGCGAGCAGGCCGGCATCGCGTTTCCCGGCGCGGTCAACACCGATGTGACGAGGATCGGCCACGTCGTCATCCCCGAGCAGTTCGTCGCAGCAGACGGCGGGCTGGACGTGCCCGGCGCCGGCCGGTTGCCGTTGGGCTGGAGTTACACGCCGCACGGCCGGCTGGGCATCATGGCGTTCGGTCCGGGTGTGCACATCGTGTCGGTGACGGAGGCGAACCCTGCGGCCGCCGACGCGGGAACCGCGGCGACCTTGGATGAGCTTCGTGCGGCCGTACGCCGCGTGCTCGGCGCCGATCTGCCGATGAGCGAGCCCCGCTGGCTGTCCCTCGTCGTCACGCAGGCCCGGCAGGCGGAGCGGTACCGTGCCGGCCGCGTGCTGCTGGCCGGCGACGCGGCCCACCTGTTCCCGGCGGGTGGTTCGGCGCTCAACGCCGGCATGTCGGACGCGATCAACCTGGGGTGGAAACTAGCCGCGCAGGTGCAGGGATGGGCGCCGCCGGGGCTGCTGGACTCGTACCACACGGAACGTCACGCCGCGGCCGCACGCACGTTGGCGCACACCCGGGCGCAGGCTCGGATGATGGCCGTGACGCCCGACGGGGCCGCACTGCGCGACCTGGTGGGTGAGCTGGTGCGGTACGCCGAGCCGCTCCGGCACATCGCCGAGACGGTACACGGCTCCGACGTTCGTTACCCGGTTGCCCAGGCAGACGATCAGGAGGTCCACCCCCTCGTCGGCCGGCTGGTTCCCGACCTGGCGCTCGACGGCTGTCCAGCCGCGGACCGCGTTTCCGGTCTCCTGCGGGCGGGCCGGCCCTTCCTGCTCGACCTGAGCGGTGATCGGCCCCTAGGTGCCGTGCAGAGCGGTTGGGGTCACCGTGTGGATCTCTTTTCCGCGCGCTGCGCGACGCCCTCCGCGGACGCACTGCTGGTCCGACCGGATGGTTTCGTCGTGTGGGCGGCGGACCCCAACGTCTCGGACGCGCATGTCGGCACCACCCTGTCCCGGGCCCTCAGCACCTGGTTCGGCAGCGATCGCCGGCCAACGGCCGGCGCCACGTCCGCTCCGCAGTGATGTGTGTCATGGCTGCGTCCCCATCGGGTGGGGCCGGGGCCGGACCGGAAGAGCGCCGGTGACCACGGAGGGCGCGGGCGTTTCGTGGCTGGGTTGGCCGCACTTCACTGATCCCGCAGCGCCACCGAGCCGGGAGGCCGACGCCGGCCGGGTTCCGCCGAGCTGAAATCGGCACCGCCACCCGATCCCCGGCGTCAGGTGGACACGCCAGCAGCCGCCACCCGCTCCTCTTCCTCCGCGATCAGCAGTTCGGCCAGGTGGTCGGCGATGGCGGTGACGGTCGGTTGATGCCACAGCAACGCCGCCGGGAGGACTCGACGGAACCGGCTCTCCAGGCTCCGCCGTACGACGATGGTCATCACCGAGTCCAGGCCCTGCTCGGACAGGGACCGGCGGGGATCCAGGTCCTCGCTGGACATCCCCATCTCCGCGACGATCCGTTCGGTGACCTCCGCCAGAAGGCGGCTGTGCAGCGCCTCGGGGGTCAGGCCGCTGAAGTCGGCGGCCTGCCCTGGTCCCGCTTGCACCGCGTCGTCCGTACCAGCGCCGGCCACCGTCTCGCTCAGCACGACGGGCCGTTCCATACCGGGTTCCACGGGAAGGACACGCAGCACGGTGAAGTGTGCCCCGCCATGACGATGCGCCCAGTCCCAGGCGTCGAACGCTTCCCGCACGGAGATCGCGGCCACCCCGCGGGCCCGCAGCTCAAGGTCGACGACCTCGTTGACCGACATACCCTTGGACCGCCACGACGTCCATCCGAGGCTGAGGCTCTGGTCGCCGTCGGTGGCCTGCCGGAACGCCGCCAGCGCGTCCAGGAAGACGTTGGCCGGTCCGTAGGTGCTCTGGCCGGGCATTCCGAGCAACTGGCCGCACGACGAGAAGAGCACGAAGAAGTCGAGGGTACCCGGCGGAAACAGCTCGTGCAGCGTCCACGCGCCCGCGGCCTTCGGCCGCATGACGGTCCGCACCGACTCCTCGTCGACGTCCGCGAGCATCCGGTTGTCGAGTACGCCGGCGGCATGCACGACGCCGCGGATCGGGGGAAGCCCCAACCCGTCGGTGTCGAGCAACACGGCGGCCCGCTCGGCGTCCGCAATGTCCAGGGCAACCGATCGGACGGTGACGCCGAGGGCCTCCAGGTCGCGTACCACCTTGATCTGCTCACGCTGGCCGTCGTCGGCCGGATGGTCCCAGGTGGCCCGTGGCGGCAGGGCGCGGCGGCCCGTCAGCACCAGACGCCGGGCGCCGCGCTCGACCAGCCATTGAGCGACCTCCAGCCCGAGCGCACCCAATCCCCCGGTGATGAGGTAGGTGCCGTCCGCCTGGCAGGTGAACGGCGCACGCGTGGGGGCGCCCTCGACGGCGGTGATCCTCGCGACCTCGGGGACACCGTCCCGGAACGAGATCACGTCCTCGGCCGGTGAGGTCGCGAACAGGCGAAGCACGATGTCGGCGGGTACGTCGTCACCGCACGTCACGTCCATGATCCCGCCCCACAGCTCCGGGTGCTCGGTGCGCAACACCCGTCCCAGCCCCCACAACGGAGCCAGTGCAAGACCGGCCTCGGTGCGGCCGTCCCGCACACCCGTGGTCAGGCACCACAGCCGCGGCGCCTGAGCGGCAGG
This region includes:
- a CDS encoding FAD-dependent oxidoreductase encodes the protein MRSDVIIIGAGPTGLMLAYELALAGVSPLVLEKAPAPRTEPKANGLVGQIVELLRYRGLLDRFRTEARFVGAPPAFTFGAVTLRLSQLTESPLQLLALPQPRLEALLTECVLERDVEIRRAHRVTSVSPDDDGVTVDVQGPDGDRRMRASYVVGCDGAHSLVREQAGIAFPGAVNTDVTRIGHVVIPEQFVAADGGLDVPGAGRLPLGWSYTPHGRLGIMAFGPGVHIVSVTEANPAAADAGTAATLDELRAAVRRVLGADLPMSEPRWLSLVVTQARQAERYRAGRVLLAGDAAHLFPAGGSALNAGMSDAINLGWKLAAQVQGWAPPGLLDSYHTERHAAAARTLAHTRAQARMMAVTPDGAALRDLVGELVRYAEPLRHIAETVHGSDVRYPVAQADDQEVHPLVGRLVPDLALDGCPAADRVSGLLRAGRPFLLDLSGDRPLGAVQSGWGHRVDLFSARCATPSADALLVRPDGFVVWAADPNVSDAHVGTTLSRALSTWFGSDRRPTAGATSAPQ